The genomic stretch GGATAGGTATGGTCAGGATCATTTCCGAATTCGGGAGCGAAGTATTGGCCGGTTATACCATTGCCATCAGGATCATCATTTTTGCATTATTGCCAACTTTAGGAATAAGTAATGCGGCTGCTACTCTGGTAGGACAAAACCTGGGAGCCGGTAAGCCCGATCGTGCAGAGAGATCCGTTTGGGGTACCAGTAAGATCAACGTGGTGATCCTGGGTATGATCGGACTTATGCTGGTTGCCATACCTGAGTTTTTCATCGGGATGTTTATCGGCGATCCTGCCGTTCTGAAATCCGGTTCAGCCTGTCTGAGGATCATCGCCAGCGGTTTCCTCTTTTACGGTTTCGGTATGGTGCTGGTCAATTCGTTCAATGGCGCCGGTGATACGATGACTCCTTTATGGATCAACCTCTTTTGTTTCTGGGTGGTTGAGATTCCTCTGGCATATTTCCTGGCGATAACATCAGGAATAGGCGAAAACGGGGTTTATTATGCCATCCTGATCGCCGAATCGCTGATGACCATCACTGCATTTGTGATTTTCCGGCGGGGGAGATGGAAGCTGAAAGTTGTTTGACAGAGACAGATGACATCTGCCCCCGGGCAGATGTCATCTGAATATTTCTTCCCGCTGATCCAGCAATTCCTGCGATTGACGCTGAAAAAAAACATTCCAGGGAAAAGGATTCCCTGCTTTATGCGGATCCTGGTTGAGAACCCATTCCAGGTCGCTGACAAAAGCTTCTTCCTCTCCTGTTAAAGAATACAAATATTTTGCTCTTCCCCAGCGGTTTACAAGATAAGTAGGACCAACTTCAATGGCCTTGTTAAAGTATTCCCTGGCTTTTTCCTTGCTGCCTCCAAACTTTTCCGGGATGGCAACATAATAAATGCCCCTTGAAAATGCATTGCCTCCACCGGCCCAGGTAGGATCGATCTTGTCCATGCGATCCATGATGATGTTGTTGTGTATGACAAGCCGGGTATTAAAAACCCTGCCTAGTCCTGACAAACAATCCTTGAAATAATTGAAAATGGCGGTGTACCAGTATCCCATGGCCCATATTTCCCGCTCTCCAAGCACCTCGCAGGCCTCCCATACAGGA from Bacteroidota bacterium encodes the following:
- a CDS encoding TRAP transporter TatT component family protein, with translation MKKPIYISLFAAIILCSSCVSWKPGWKEIDYGSIQQDASAILDEAATLEQQADDAAKVQELIATYKKALQYDPDNIYALWKTGNYNILMGAAYASKKSERKRYYKEAIRYCEAAMYTNPEFKKLADQGVPVWEACEVLGEREIWAMGYWYTAIFNYFKDCLSGLGRVFNTRLVIHNNIIMDRMDKIDPTWAGGGNAFSRGIYYVAIPEKFGGSKEKAREYFNKAIEVGPTYLVNRWGRAKYLYSLTGEEEAFVSDLEWVLNQDPHKAGNPFPWNVFFQRQSQELLDQREEIFR